From the Hevea brasiliensis isolate MT/VB/25A 57/8 chromosome 13, ASM3005281v1, whole genome shotgun sequence genome, the window AAAATACCAAAGCCAATTCTAAGTTGGTTATCCAATTGTATCTTGACAATGGGTTTGGAAACCTAAAATTCTCTTCGGTTTCAACATGGGTTCCTGCAAGGCTGCAATTGAAACAATGTACAAAACTTTGTGTAATGGTGCATGCAAGGACCCAATCCAAAATTCAAACATCAATGATTGACAAGAGAAATTATGATTTAACCTTTCTATTTCTCAACAACAACAGTCCAATTAGACCAAAAATGCTCCTCAAACAATGCACAGTCATCACAGTGAAAGTAAGGTTGTGGCTAGTGAATTTTAGTCCTGATAATCATTCTTTCTTCTAGTAGAAAGtagcaccattgttatcaaggaGTTCAAGTTTTGTTCTGCAAAACAATTTGGGAGAGCTGAAATGTCTGAATAATCTAATATAGTTTTTTTACAGATTTTGGCCATGATGGAATGGACAGATAATCTAGAATCTATATTTGGCGAATCTGAAGGACTGCTGATTGAAAATTTGTGATCCAACTGCCCATCATAACAAGCTACTTGCTGTAGAGCTAGGCTTTGTGTATAGTCTTATCATTGGAGAAAGAGAAAGGGCAGGAAAACGATAGTGAACAGGAAGGTTCTCAAAGCTTAAGAGGCACTAACTTTTCCACTAAAGAAATGTAGCTCACTGAATGAGCCTTTAGAAAGACAAAGGTATCATGGCAACAGCAATACTTCTAACAAGAAGTCTCCCATTGCCTACAGCTAAATCTCCCAACCAAACCCTTTTTTTACCCCAATGTTCCTAAagcttaaaaataattattctttTGATCTGATTTCAAGTGCTTTAATGGGAGATATGGACTTTAACAAGGCTTGCTTACCATTTCCAAAGAATGGTTTGGCAGCATAGATTTGAATGAGGAGTTTTCAGCTTTAACTTCTTTAGTAGGATGTGTTAGGTTCAAGCGGCATTTAACACACTTGGGAGTCCCATTGGGTTGTAACCATAGGTCAAAAGTTCTTTTGGAATCCAATATTACCTAAGATTGAAAAAAGTTGGATACTTGGAAAGGAGCTTCCTTTCCTTTAGAAAATGAGCTACTTTCATTTAAGCTTTGATAATGTGGTATTCCTCTATGCTATATGTCCTTGTTTAATACTTCAATACAAGTGGTGGAAAATACTGACAAGGCACCAAGATATTTTCTTTGGTCTAGGGGCAGCAATCTAATTTGATCAGCTGGAAGCAATTTTTTACACATCTCACTAGGGTTAGGTCATAGAAATTTGGCGTCTAAGAATTATCGCCCTTACAGATAAATGGTTCTGGTTCATATCCTAAGTATTCTCCTTTAGCTTTTATTTACGTACACTGTTGTGATGAAACTTATACGTGTTTGTCAAAAGATACTATGCATATTCAATATTCTTTTGCCCATCTCTTTCCTCATCTTTATAGAACTCCTTTGCATACTCTTTTTTAATGATATGGAACCCTATATCATCTTTGCTGCTTGCTTTTTTGGAAGGGAAAATGTCACCAACAGTGCTTAAACTTCACTTCACGAAAAATCAAAGTGAAACTGAACTTTTGCGATAAAACAGCGGATGAAACAAGTGAACAAAAGTCACTCACCCAAGTGCTAAGGCGCCTGACCACTGAAGCAAGAAGCCTAGAAAAGCTGATCCAAGAATTAGCAATGTGTTGATGGCATTCCAATGATAGGTGAACACACCTGGAGGATCCAAGAAAGGAATCAAAGAAGCCAGAAAAACCAAAGTAATTGGGGTTGTCTTCCACATTAACCTGTTCAAAAAATTCACGACTCAGTTAAGAAACAAAATACAATTAGTGTCAAAGAGAGTTCAAAACAGAAAGGATGAATCCTAGATGCAGCACGTAACATACGCCAGCGCTGTCCAGTTCTCTCGCTGTTGCAGAGTGGACCAAAGGATCTTGTTTATTGCACTGGGAATTATCCACGCCAATGCTACACATGCACCAAAAAGGCTGAATTGCAAATCAGTTACTGTAGCCACCGCAACACCAACTGACACAACTGTAAGTGCTACCACCTGAAAGATTTCATAGCAGGGGTGTTAGGGATATGGGATATTCTGGTGGAGGATTCTGAATTTGTTAGTACTCCAGCTAAAAGCCCAGCAACAGTGGATAATGGGCTGAGACGCTTGAGAGTATACTCTAGAAGAATTAAATAAAAGCTTCCAGAAGTAGGAGATAATGTCCCTGAATAACACAGCTGGAGGACCATGGCATGTATTCTGTAAGGTGTTAGCAAGCAATGAGCAGGGTAATTCTCATGGGAGAGAGTAGCAGCAGGGCAGGCTATAAATATGAGTTCATTGGAGCAGCAGGGGAGGAGAAAATTTTGTTAATTGTCAGCTACAAACTAGGGCTAGTTTTCTAGCACGGGATTGATTCCCGGGGGCTGTTGCAGCCATTTAATTCTTCTTTCTTATATTTTCTGTATTGGTTTGCTATTTGGATAGTAGAGAGAAGAAGAGATATCTTTGTAATTGGGTATCAACAATTGTAATAGGCAATTTGCCATTTTCAATCAAATACACATTCCATTCTCTAGTTTCTTTCTGTCAATTTACACACCTCAGTGTTCCTAACTCTATCAAGGGGTTCCATAGGACAGTTTAGCATAAGCTAATATGGAGAAGTAGTCACTCCACATCCAAAGAAAATCTCATTATACAAGTCGCATTTGCAAGGAACCTTAAAGCATCTATTTTCATCAACATTTTTATGCACCCAAGACCCAACCAAACATGTTATCTATGGATTAGTGAAGGACCAAGAGTATAGAACAATCAGAATCTTCAAGATAACCAATAGAATTAGATGAACTCCAACAGGTAACTTAATGGCAACAGGAGATAACCCACACCTAAAATACAGAACTAAGGTGACACCCTCCAACAAGGTAAACATGACCACTGATATAGAAACCCTTGCTGCTCAAATCCACCACAAGACAAGCATTAGCATCACACAAGTATATGGACCCAAAATTTACTGTCAGTAGGTCTATTTCCAAAGCAAAAGTTTTACCCCTTAATAAGGATTAGATAAACCCAAAAGGATTAAAAGTTCAagataaactcaactcaactaggcCTCACTCCAACCTAGTTTGCTAGCTCTAAGAATCCTTTTCTTCCATTCTACTTCTACTTCGTTTAGGGATAATCAAAGGTCTAAAAATGCCAAATCTTTAATGGCATAATTAGATAATAGATATCATCCTTCAGTTACCTCTCATCTTATTCACTACTGTAACTTGGATATGCTTAATCTTTTGTATCCACAAATCTTTGGTCTACATCCAACCAGTAAGTTTAGGATTCCATTTTCATTAAAGTCCAGTGATTCTAAACCCTTGTTGACCACTTCAAAACTTATTATTCTTGGTCTTCCTGTCTGCTCCAAGAACTTGGATATACTCAATCATTCATATGAGTACATTTACATCTGTGAGTCAATTTTGGACAATCAGCATTGACAAATCATCCAAAAAATCCTCAAATGGGTTTCATTTGGTGAAGTCGATTTACTAGAAGTCCACATTTGAGGAAAGCTATGCATACGTTTGTGATTGATTAATGAAAACTGATACATTTCTTGACTCAATCAAATAGTCAGAATATCTTGTTAATCATGCTGTTGCATTGTCATAACTATCATACTTGTAAAGCAATCTTGCAATAATAAATCATTCCATGTgtattttgaattaacaaataggAACCAAAACTTACCTTGGAGAAAGAAACACGCTTTCTAAACCATATAAATTCCAGCAAAACAATTGAGGGCGTAACAGCAATCTTAGCCATCTGGTAGAAACCcacactgattttttttttttttttgtagaagGCATCATTTAGTGGAAAATTCCAAAAAGGAATACATGAATGAAACAAATAGGAGTACACAACATATCTAACCTGTTGTACTTTAAGCTGACATTAGCTAGGCCAGTAGACAGAGACATAACAAAGCCAAGAGTAAACAAGGATAAATGACTCGATTTTGAAGGAGGGGATGCAGGAAGAATAGAAAGGGCTTTTAAAATGGCCATCAGAGCCCAGCTTATTGAGTAGTGAATAAAACTGAGGCATATGGGGAAGTGGAATCCAACTCCTTGAAGCACCTGAGGCAAACAAAAAggcaaatgaaagaaaataaaagatttGAAGGGGGGAAAAAGTAATCAgattaaatatgaaaaaaaaaaaattacccattTGTTCATGAAAATAATGCTAATAGCAACGACGAAATTGAAAGAAAGAGCAACAGCAGGATGGCATAAACGTTGCTCATGTCGCTTTGCACTTTCATAGGAACGAAATTTGTTGAACAAAGAGGCACGCAATTCTTCCAATGCTCTTCCTGAATTGATGAGCCAAAAGCAAGAAAATGGAGATGGATAAAAAGAAACACTTGCGGATGTGATAGAGACCCACGAAATTCAGAAGCCAAAAAATTACCTCTTTCTCCTGCATCACTGTCTTTGCGTTTAAGTATCTTTCTCGCATCTTTCCTCACCAAGAAATTCAAAATCTCACGACTAAaaaccatctctctctcactcttgCACTCACACCTCACTCTATGAAATTTTTACTCGAACCGATGGCAAGTCCTTGggcttaaaattttcaaaaaacagTCACACGTGGAATTAAAACAGCGTTGATAGCGGAACTTTAAAGCTGTCTGTGTCGGGGAGAGGCAGAGAATGAGATGAGTGTATATCACGCCGTCACTCTACTAAAACTCACCGACCAAAACAGCGTCGAGTGCGTGACTGAGAGTGCGAGTGAAATTTGTCTTGCCCTTTGTCGGCATTTTTCTGGTGAACTACACTTTAGAGCATGAGTTTAGGCACAATTAATGagtaaattcttaaattttagaaattgaacGAATTGATTCTAAAAtatgatatttttattaaaaaaacaagTAGATGTTATTGTAAATAATTGAGAAAAAGATATTTATcaaatttatcatttttttcctgctctgttttttttttcttttttccttttttttttttaaaagagagCAAAACTcaaataaacaaaaataaattacTCTCTCTCTCATTAAAAtaaactttcttttttttataggctactttattttttaaaataatagtttatttattactttattaaTATACCTCTATTTGATatgcattaaaaataaatttattaatttcaaaaataatttaataacataAATTATTTAACTTTTAATAGAACAATATGAGTAGAGGATATAATAGgaaaagaataaataaaatttatcattttaattatactaattatatttttttaaaactataacaAAATAGAAGTAAGGATATTTTTGTGGCACGGAAGAACTAAATCAAACAAAAGCAATTATAAGCAACTTCATTAGCATCATGGAGTAACCAAGGAATGATACCAAAAGGAGGAATAATTAAATTAGACAAATCTAGAGTAATTGAGCAAGCATAATTGGCGAGTCAATTGCACAAAAATTTGCTTCTCGAAAAATATGTGAAATCTTCACTTCCCAAACTTGAGTAATTGTATAAAGTAGGATTATTTGAAAGTGATGCACTATGTTAGGGTTTGAATAGATTAACTAATTAGGGAAgagttaaataataaaattaatggaAAATGAATAGTTTAATGTGAAAAATTTAAGTTGAAGGAATGATGGGAATAATCTTTTGAACATTTATTAGAGTGTTTAAATAAGTAGAATCAAGATATAAAGTAAAATAGGCATTCTGAAAAATGTAGGTTCAGCTGTCAAATCATTAATTTTCGGTGGCTAAACTACATAAATAGTAAGGAACACCATGCATGTAGCTTTGGGAGCTTAAGTTTCAAGTTTGGTTGCTGAAAGGTGTATGCTTGTAAAAATGATGTGTAACCTAATCCTAATGAAACTGTTAATTGAATATATTTTTATGTATTCTTCTTGTATATTAGAAGACAGAGTTACAAGGATTATAGTTAAAAAGAGTACACCTAATTAAAAGTAAGTATCAAGTTAGAGTCAaatggctttaagttaagtagaacgaagatataatacatgcattgcaacttCAGTGAAGGCTAAACTGGTGATAGGAaaagagttagtttggatagaatgatactgtcccaaagtaatcactttaaatatctccgcTCAATCATTCAAGTAGatgagggatgtgaggaggatgttagtcataggattaaagccggatggttaaagtggagaagttctatgggagttttatgtgattgcaagattcctaataagttgaaaagaaaattttaccgtacagtcatacgaccggccatgttatatggtagtgagtgttgggcactgaaagagtcgtatgtgtctaagataagagttgtggagatgagaatattaaggtggatgagtggccatactagactagataaagtccgtaatgagagtattagagaaaaggtaggagtggtgccaattgaggatttgATTATATATATTGCATAAAGTAATTGTGTATATAATTATATATGTGTTAGGACTAAGTGCGGATAGCTTAATGGGCCAGCATATAGTTTGGATCCCTTCACCTATAAAACTTGAGCTGCTAAACTATTAAGAGTTAGAGTTGCGCCTTTGCTAATAGCTTAATCTTTTTGGCACGGTAGTAAAGCTTAATCCTAAAACTGGTATCAAAGCTGAGGTTATGAGTTTGAATCCCTAGCAGGTACTGAGGGGGGGGTGGGGAGAGGAAGGATTGTTGGCACTTAGTTATGATAGCTTAGTAGGCTAGCATCCTGTCTAGATCCTTTCGGCCCATGGCGCTTAGGCTACTATACTATAAGGAGTTGGAATTGCGCTTCTACTAATAGGTTAAGTTTTTAGCATGGTGGTAAGCGCTCGATCCTACGGTATATATTTAATTCACGAAAATGCTGCATTATGTATTTGTGTTGTGTGGTGGCTATGGATGACTTAATGATTCCTaatggaaaagaaaaggaaaagaaaaaggaaaaggaaaggcaTGCATGAATTATGAACTCACATGTTATGAAGGGTGTCCAGGTAAGGCAGTTATATGTCTCTAACATTCACTTGTTTGATATGATATATTAAGAGGAAGTCCTGAGGAGCTCTTATAATGGGTTGAGCacattagaattatgaaatgaagaGGGAGGGGGAACCTTTACAAATATAGTTACCTTGTTGTAAATTGTTTGTGCTATGGAAATATTCATGCGAATGATGCATCCATATGCTTGAACATTTAAATGTTGTGAATTGTTAGTGCTATGGAAATATTCATGCGAATGATGCATCCATATGCTTGAACTAtattttaaatgatatattttcgtTCCCTATGTAATCATTTACTCACTGGATTTGTATACTCATTCCTATTCTTTTGCATAGTCCTTTAAGGGACATAAGTAAGGAAAGCAGTAAGCAAATTTTGAATAAGTAATCTCCAAGGTTTGATATAACCAATTTTCTATATTCCTTTTACTATTTTGTGGAGTTATTTTGAGACATGTATAATTTTGGCTATTTTCATGTTGTGCTTGCTATTGTAAACATTTTGTAAAGATAATGTATTAAAGAGGATTTATCAATTTATGATTCGATGTATGATCCCTAATTATTTATAAAGGTTAAATGAGTAGAAAATCCCAATTACACATATTTCATCTTCAAATCAAAGATGTGAATGTTTATGATGAATGGCTATGCCTAGGCTTAATGAAATGAGCTCTATGAGATGGAAGTGGAAATTGTTGGCAACTCAGGAAAGTAAGAAAGAATTTGAGTTTTATGGCCAGTATGTCAAAAAGTGGGCCTTTCCTTGTTTGTAAAGATATATTATAAAAAGGGTAAAGGAAAGGTAAAGCTCAGGCTTTTATGGGCTCTAATGGTCTTAATTCTCTTAGTGCTCGCTAGTAATAGTCTGGATTTGGGTTGTTGCATATCTTATGATCATGTTGAAAGGTCTCCCTAATGTGTTTCTAAGTCCATGTTTCACACTTTCTACTTAAAAAatatgttaataataataattattataattaaaaaaaatgcccATAGGTAGCCTGTGATATATTCGAACAtctccaaataaaaaaaaatgctatGTTGGAATTTCAAATTTGAATTATGTTAGATGTTATGAAAAGCAAATTATttctattatatattttaataaataaaattattttaatataaaatataaattaaaagtaaatataaaatatatgttattatatataataaataaaaaatatttaatataaattaatggaCTATTTTGTTAACTGAATAAAATTTCAGAGATTATATTGTAATTTATCATTAACTTTTTCAAATTCTATTTAGTACTTTGACTGCAATTGTAACAAATTATAAAGGTTTGgttgtaaaaaaaaattacaagaatTGGCTATGATTGTGATTTAGTGAAAACTTTtggctttatttatttattttttatccatTAGACGTTATAAAAATATTAGACTATTTCtaaaagtattattttttttttaattttaaataaataaaaattttaaatttaaaaatacctataaattttgaaagaaaaattatataattataatttagaatttattattaatatatttataacaatTTCAAAGAAAAGTATATTAAATTGaactttatgattttttttttatgcaagTTGATGTTTAGATGATTGTGATACATACATTTAAGTTAAGGGGCAATAAGTAaaatttagtgattcaaaatttttATGATACAAATTGAATTTGAAAGACGATTCTAACGTAACCCCTAAGTTGAGGTAAAGAACTAAAGCTCATTTGGTTCACATATTAATACTAGAATTGAGCGAAATTAGAAATGgatgataaatttttatttatatttgattcaTTATGAAATCAAAATTAGATTCTTTTCCAAATTGTTTGGTTCGCATATATAAGTTGCAGAATTGGAATAAAACTTATTTTGTACTTAATGAAAATTaacctaaaattatttttttatattttattttttttttaattttaattataaaaaaatacaaaatatttttttatattttcatttaaataattaaaattaattataatcataattttttaattttaattatttatatgaaaatataaaataatatttttatattttaattattataattatttttaatattatagttttaatttttttatttttaattaaattatataaaatataaaaatattattttttatattttttattataattataatatttaattttaattaattatatgaaaatataaaaatattatttttataatttttatattaattattaaaaatatgaaaatataaaaattgatacATTGATGAAATAGAACATTTAGCCTTTAACAAAATAATCATTCCCATTCCCATTCCCAAATTTTGATTTCGTGGGTTAGAAAAAGGATGATATATAATTCTCTTAGTTGTGGGGATTAAATTCCCTAATTTGtgggaatgaaaataaaaaaaaaaaagaatttcaaAGCATGCTTAAAGAGAATGAAatcattcatttttattcttgagacaattttttatgaactAAATGGAGCCTAAAGAAGGAGATAGACTATGTGAGTGTGAAAAGTGTAGTGTTCTTTATTAAGTGCTTGATCAACTTATTTATATATCcaattttttgtaaaaaaaaaaaaaaaaaagaaaagagtgaTAGACTAGCATGCACAATAATAGGTCTAACCAAGTACAAAAGGGTGAATTTTTCCCCACGCACACGAAGTATATGCAAGACCTCAGCTAAACCCATTTTCTTAcaaatgtttatttattttttttgtaaaaaattattttatgtacATTCAATATAAATTAGACCTTATATGAAAAGGAATTTAACAGTCATTAGATCAAATAAGTTTGTgtagaattaattaaaatatttataataagtgCAATTATCTTTATATCTCAACACATGTTGTgagttaaaaaataataataataaattcccATTTATGTTCAACTAGCCATTTTTTTACTACAAAACCAATgcattagtattttttttttctctctttcacctTTATGTTATTTGATTATAGGATTGCACCAAGTACCAATAAAAAAGCAGTCCTGGAAAATGGTGGTTTTCTACGGCTGTTCCGGAAAATTCGATGGTTTCTACTGCTGTTTCAGAAAATGGTGGGTTTCTTAAAGTGAATTTTTCGATAGATCAATATAATATGCAATGTAAGGTTCCACTTATAATGGAGATGTTTAATGAAAGAGACAGTAGATTAACATTGAA encodes:
- the LOC110642377 gene encoding nucleotide-sugar uncharacterized transporter 1 isoform X2, translated to MVFSREILNFLVRKDARKILKRKDSDAGERGRALEELRASLFNKFRSYESAKRHEQRLCHPAVALSFNFVVAISIIFMNKWVLQGVGFHFPICLSFIHYSISWALMAILKALSILPASPPSKSSHLSLFTLGFVMSLSTGLANVSLKYNSVGFYQMAKIAVTPSIVLLEFIWFRKRVSFSKVVALTVVSVGVAVATVTDLQFSLFGACVALAWIIPSAINKILWSTLQQRENWTALALMWKTTPITLVFLASLIPFLDPPGVFTYHWNAINTLLILGSAFLGFLLQWSGALALGATSAISHVVLGQFKTCVVLLGNFYLFGSNPGVTSICGAFTAIAGMSSYTYLNLCGMKSQAGKTSPHKTPAAKSRLSRENGDSHDGYGGESV
- the LOC110642377 gene encoding nucleotide-sugar uncharacterized transporter 1 isoform X1; this encodes MVFSREILNFLVRKDARKILKRKDSDAGERGRALEELRASLFNKFRSYESAKRHEQRLCHPAVALSFNFVVAISIIFMNKWVLQGVGFHFPICLSFIHYSISWALMAILKALSILPASPPSKSSHLSLFTLGFVMSLSTGLANVSLKYNSVGFYQMAKIAVTPSIVLLEFIWFRKRVSFSKVVALTVVSVGVAVATVTDLQFSLFGACVALAWIIPSAINKILWSTLQQRENWTALALMWKTTPITLVFLASLIPFLDPPGVFTYHWNAINTLLILGSAFLGFLLQWSGALALGSQKYAKRILFLCSEKIVVVKMRENPSLEKGNISHFTCCSWSIQNMCCASWKFLSLWLQSRSDQHMWCVHSYCWNVFLYVPQFVRHEITGRENISA